One genomic segment of Bradyrhizobium prioriisuperbiae includes these proteins:
- a CDS encoding ABC transporter substrate-binding protein translates to MTMIRNVLKAVCLAFALLALPAVTAQPAKAADVICYNCPPEWADWASMLKAIKADLGYDIPHDNKNSGQALAQIIAEKANPVGDIGYFGVTFGMKAKAQDALEPYKPAHWDQVAAGLKDPDGYWTTIHSGTLGFFVNKDALGGKPVPACFKDLLKPDYKGMVGYLDPSSAAVGYVGAVAVNLALGGSATDFNPAINFFKDLAKNQPIVPKQTSYARVVSGEMPILFDYDFNAYRAKYSEKGNFEFVIPCEGSVVFPYVVGLVKNAPDKDKAKKVMDYLLSDKGQAIWTNAYLRPARPIDLPAAVKSKFLPDSDYARAKAVDWGQMENAQKGFVDRYLAEVK, encoded by the coding sequence ATGACCATGATTAGGAACGTTCTGAAGGCCGTTTGCCTGGCTTTCGCACTGCTGGCGCTGCCGGCTGTCACCGCGCAGCCGGCCAAGGCCGCCGACGTGATCTGCTACAACTGCCCGCCCGAGTGGGCCGACTGGGCCTCCATGCTCAAGGCGATCAAGGCCGATCTCGGTTACGACATCCCGCACGACAACAAGAATTCCGGCCAGGCGTTGGCCCAGATCATCGCCGAGAAGGCCAATCCGGTCGGCGACATCGGTTATTTCGGCGTCACCTTCGGCATGAAGGCCAAGGCGCAGGATGCGCTCGAGCCCTACAAGCCCGCGCACTGGGACCAGGTCGCCGCCGGCCTGAAGGACCCCGACGGCTACTGGACCACCATCCACTCCGGCACGCTCGGTTTCTTCGTCAACAAGGATGCGCTCGGCGGCAAGCCGGTGCCGGCCTGCTTCAAGGATCTGCTCAAGCCCGATTACAAGGGCATGGTCGGCTATCTCGATCCGTCGTCGGCGGCGGTCGGCTATGTCGGCGCGGTCGCGGTCAATCTCGCGCTCGGCGGCTCGGCCACCGATTTCAATCCGGCGATCAATTTCTTCAAGGACCTCGCCAAGAACCAGCCGATCGTGCCGAAGCAGACGTCGTATGCCCGCGTCGTCTCCGGCGAGATGCCGATCCTGTTCGACTACGACTTCAACGCCTATCGCGCCAAATACTCCGAGAAGGGCAATTTCGAATTCGTCATTCCCTGCGAAGGCTCGGTGGTCTTCCCCTATGTCGTCGGCCTGGTGAAAAACGCCCCCGACAAGGACAAGGCCAAGAAGGTGATGGACTATCTGCTGTCCGACAAGGGCCAGGCGATCTGGACCAACGCTTACCTGCGCCCCGCGCGCCCGATCGACCTGCCCGCAGCCGTGAAGAGCAAGTTCCTGCCCGACAGCGACTACGCCCGCGCCAAGGCCGTCGACTGGGGCCAGATGGAAAACGCCCAGAAGGGATTCGTGGACCGCTATCTGGCCGAGGTGAAGTGA
- a CDS encoding GIY-YIG nuclease family protein, with protein MPDGAFVYIVRCADGSLYTGTTRTTLDERIAQHNAGFYQGYTATRRPVILIYSQWFDRITDAIENERKIKRWSRPKKEALANGDMFRLRQLSKRKPSPHGEERGHSRRSLRTLGCMPRVSNHEADA; from the coding sequence ATGCCGGATGGAGCATTCGTTTATATCGTACGTTGTGCGGACGGCAGCCTTTATACCGGTACGACACGCACAACGCTCGATGAGCGAATTGCCCAGCATAATGCCGGATTTTATCAAGGCTATACCGCGACTCGGCGTCCCGTGATCTTGATTTACTCGCAATGGTTCGATCGCATCACGGATGCGATCGAGAATGAAAGAAAAATCAAGAGATGGTCTCGCCCCAAGAAGGAGGCGCTTGCGAACGGTGATATGTTTCGGTTGCGGCAACTCTCGAAGCGGAAGCCATCTCCTCATGGTGAGGAGCGCGGCCATAGCAGGCGCAGCCTGCGTACACTTGGCTGCATGCCGCGCGTCTCGAACCATGAGGCCGATGCGTAG
- a CDS encoding ABC transporter permease: MTSHRSFVWLCLAPLTVVTAAFFLLPMGRLVITGAEGPQGVLGYLAILTEPRYRVTLLNTVVLAAGTTVVTLVVATIAGMFLQRHRFPGRAVLIAMLTFPLAFPGVVVGFMIILLAGRQGLIGDLSNKILGDKIVFAYSIWGLFLGYLYFSIPRVILTIMAAIQKLDRGLEEAARSLGASPWAVQRDVVLPALKPAFVASGAIAFATAMGAFGTAFTLATNIDVLPMLIYTEFTLAANFSTSAALSVGLGVIAWAMLALARTVSGGTVAAAG, translated from the coding sequence TTGACATCCCACCGCTCCTTCGTCTGGCTGTGCCTCGCGCCACTCACCGTGGTCACCGCCGCGTTCTTCCTTCTGCCGATGGGCCGCCTGGTCATCACCGGCGCGGAGGGGCCGCAGGGCGTGCTTGGTTATCTCGCCATCCTCACCGAGCCGCGTTATCGCGTCACGCTGCTCAACACCGTGGTGCTGGCCGCCGGCACCACCGTGGTGACGCTGGTGGTGGCCACCATCGCCGGCATGTTCCTGCAGCGCCATCGTTTCCCGGGCCGCGCTGTGCTGATCGCGATGCTGACCTTTCCGCTGGCGTTTCCCGGCGTGGTGGTCGGCTTCATGATCATCCTGCTGGCCGGCCGCCAGGGCCTGATCGGCGATCTCTCCAACAAGATCCTCGGCGACAAGATCGTGTTCGCCTATTCGATCTGGGGGCTGTTCCTGGGGTATCTCTATTTCTCGATTCCGCGCGTCATCCTCACCATCATGGCGGCGATCCAGAAACTCGACCGCGGCCTGGAAGAAGCCGCGCGCTCGCTGGGCGCCAGCCCATGGGCGGTGCAGCGCGACGTGGTGCTGCCGGCACTGAAGCCGGCGTTCGTCGCCTCCGGCGCGATAGCATTCGCCACCGCCATGGGCGCGTTCGGCACGGCGTTCACCCTCGCCACCAACATCGATGTGCTGCCGATGCTGATCTACACGGAGTTTACGCTGGCCGCGAATTTCTCGACCTCGGCGGCGCTGTCGGTTGGTCTCGGCGTGATTGCCTGGGCGATGCTGGCGCTGGCACGCACCGTCAGCGGCGGCACCGTAGCGGCGGCGGGATGA
- a CDS encoding ABC transporter permease, whose protein sequence is MRDRIIITAQFLFTLLLAAFLVVPAILSISAGVTQNYFRGIQSGVTLQWVVQVWELYSGTILLSFIIAFATLLVTLVVGVPAAYALHVRGGKLARIVEEIITLPLAIPGLAIALALLLTYGGFGSFRRSWLFILAGHVVFTLPFMVRSVMAVFSTIDIKTLDEGAASLGASPWRRFRDVIVPNAMPGILAGSLMVVTLSLGEFNLTWMLHTPLTKTLPVGLADSYASMRLEVASAYTLIFFVMIVPLLVAMQMLADRDHKR, encoded by the coding sequence ATGCGTGATCGGATCATCATCACCGCGCAATTCCTGTTCACGCTGCTGCTCGCCGCCTTCCTGGTGGTGCCGGCGATCCTGTCGATTTCGGCCGGCGTCACCCAGAATTATTTCCGCGGCATCCAGTCCGGCGTCACCCTGCAATGGGTGGTGCAGGTGTGGGAGCTCTATTCCGGCACCATCCTGCTGTCGTTCATCATCGCGTTCGCCACGCTGCTGGTGACCCTCGTGGTCGGCGTGCCCGCGGCCTATGCGCTGCATGTGCGCGGCGGCAAGCTGGCGCGGATCGTGGAAGAGATCATCACGTTGCCGCTCGCCATTCCCGGCCTTGCGATCGCGCTGGCGCTGCTCTTGACCTATGGCGGCTTCGGCAGTTTCCGCCGTTCCTGGCTGTTCATTCTGGCCGGCCACGTGGTGTTCACCCTGCCGTTCATGGTGCGCTCGGTGATGGCGGTGTTTTCCACCATCGACATCAAGACCCTGGATGAAGGCGCGGCCTCGCTCGGCGCCTCGCCCTGGCGGCGCTTCCGCGATGTCATCGTGCCCAACGCGATGCCGGGCATTCTCGCGGGCTCGCTGATGGTGGTGACGCTGTCGCTCGGCGAATTCAACCTCACCTGGATGCTGCACACGCCGCTGACCAAGACGCTCCCGGTCGGCCTCGCCGACAGTTATGCCTCCATGCGGCTGGAAGTGGCCTCCGCCTACACCCTGATTTTCTTTGTCATGATCGTGCCGCTGCTGGTCGCGATGCAGATGCTGGCCGATAGGGACCACAAGAGATGA